Proteins encoded in a region of the Anopheles aquasalis chromosome 2, idAnoAquaMG_Q_19, whole genome shotgun sequence genome:
- the LOC126571673 gene encoding protein sprint isoform X2: MESETDDNCYERKDIPVDRIGGGGGGEFYHSRDVTTRQLNRHLAHCTSPELSPLAGGGPRPISLPAKLTEAGGESAKVDRDTVDSAGGIANNGIDGSGSLIRRYAEVTKFKPDSPTSGSTRSSLALAKKRLSALHSSVQQPQAHQQHDHDDDDLAPLLAGNRELSQEELYESHTSLVSSSEGGIMAEGEETSSDESEQTEDSANHSACVLSLVERLLRTHPVWFLPGIQRSGAVHLLQGKEEGNFIVRGSSQSKTMAVSVRLPKNAGPYIEHYLIQSNNGLLSLESSRFKFDSIPALIAHYTQCCDELPVQLCLPAALREAKNRQQLSSLALLGQEFWRYPMASCSPKPKPNPPITAPPLSANSSHMNTPSEATHSSGIGISVLNHTPTTSSTTTGGGLAVGSVFGSTAVTPVAGASSAGPAAMFGDTPTDTFSTVSGFTVSNNGQTLLSPESIDSAIMLSPMDPTQHHQQLQQQTGIVGKTSTFKTRKQIFSPATPLEVEKQIELFNANILGQPAVPATAAEPANGEQTFTSTLEVKNLSTLERKPRAPRPTPPNTLNIKPIRSPPAPPARRINIPLTENSPTVEGNDMFTPKHETPSITPVGFPRDPSFQRKDLTTTNNVTTTPIAAGNSVWYTDRENVGEQTSNVALTISHPQMDQFGSLPMDTACITIPTSTRVSRRNKRKESKHYQESDILDSPAVYCRSTLGDKISDYEDIWSQDAAKSDRRSLLASRHAMYAGHDGYNDSTLKGLVSPSIESMHRKLSFRPGTQGAPTFSVDNLAFGSADSASDRGSTPTDKPGRPTMVLKTFSPMPKEADQTPNTTFDLRQRSCLNIAHHSNAGTPLTLEDTKPQLIQLASGVGGGHTQDQKQNSPFYADPADIMSSIIRRSPLNRLASSNSSQRHSEPPKQLLLLGNEDSVLPNSCSVAAHPWGNGNGYHANNNFAASLDELALEKGGDTMLVGVRLNELSIGNCAPPPASTGSLVNDYDSDIRWKTPTGIGTTFKSALEQCSKSMQRSSDSLATRPLTVHQIIARKLPQLNLSDRLLEGALLSVDAHSGGLGVESGSGTLGNRTQRKSAYDNVERQVNAYASSAVNSSHSDDGTVFSEPWDSSQWDSFFPNEQSSIQNTICENVNSCTKDIRYRKETQPPQATQQKVATILRTRSCRDREILCHPRNRNSHTGPGESIATYAFYLANKLDSTFSRNISNFIACTKESKTAPHPQVVMRNMRQFMSGMKNYLVKHGEGDFAAEVQKARAQLKSDEFLNLDSILEEVMHKLVILPLREHLYGLFVDYYSQSGDIQLIVEKVRSTAGRSPAAFGIKGNVIPPSATAMRQIATLFVRLQEAELPLVKLDLLLAAVSAIFEGTTCLNGQQLSADDFLPVLVMVVAHCGFVGAEIEAEYMWGLLQPSLLSGEAGYYLTALCSAVHVLKNFKLNEQEGGTSTLDWDSSTMPNCSSVLRVIIPDEYNGSIQTRTLPIRPHTTTKEVCRIIAHKARITNAQDYGLFKLIDGEETLLHDTECPQDVRMTAKGKHFMIAYKRIDAKIAWPTVTPNTATVAGSNATTNTVHSTTAATTTTTSLSNHTIATASDNQLKV, encoded by the exons ATGGAATCCGAAACGGACGATAACTGCTACGAGCGGAAGGACATTCCGGTTGATCggattggtggcggtggcggtggagagtTCTATCACAGTCGCGATGTCACGACGCGCCAGTTGAATCGCCATCTGGCCCACTGTACGTCGCCCGAGCTGTCTCCGCTGGCCGGAGGAGGTCCACGGCCCATTTCGCTGCCGGCGAAGCTTACGGAGGCTGGTGGCGAGAGTGCAAAGGTAGACCGAGATACAGTCGATTCTGCCGGCGGGATCGCGAACAACGGGATCGACGGGAGTGGCTCGCTAATACGCCGGTATGCGGAAGTGACCAAATTCAAACCCGACAGTCctaccagcggcagcacccGATCATCGTTGGCACTGGCCAAGAAGCGGCTAAGTGCTCTGCATTCCAGCGTACAGCAACCGcaggcacaccagcagcatgaccatgatgatgacgatctaGCGCCGCTCTTGGCCGGTAATCGGGAGCTCTCTCAGGAGGAGCTGTACGAG TCGCATACATCGCTCGTGTCCAGCTCGGAAGGCGGCATTATGGCGGAAGGCGAGGAAACGTCAAGCGATGAGTCAGAGCAGACGGAAGATTCCGCGAATCATTCGGCATGTGTGTTGAGTCTTGTCGAACGGCTGCTTCGTACGCACCCCGTTTGGTTTTTGCCGGGAATCCAGCGTTCCGGAGCCGTTCATCTATTGCAGGGGAAAGAGGAAGGC AATTTCATCGTACGCGGTTCTAGTCAGTCGAAAACGATGGCTGTGTCGGTGCGATTGCCCAAGAATGCTGGCCCCTACATAGAGCACTATCTGATCCAGTCGAACAATGGGCTGCTGAGTCTGGAGAGTTCGCGCTTCAAGTTCGATTCCATTCCGGCCCTGATCGCACACTACACGCAGTGCTGTGACGAGCTGCCGGTTCAGCTCTGTCTGCCGGCTGCGCTgcgagaagcgaaaaaccGCCAACAGCTGTCCTCGTTGGCACTGCTGGGGCAAGAATTTTGGCGCTACCCGATGGCCAGCTgctcaccgaaaccgaaacctaaCCCACCAATCACCGCACCGCCACTGTCCGCCAACTCTAGTCACATGAACACACCGTCCGAAGCCACACATTCGAGCGGTATTGGCATCTCCGTACTTAaccacacaccaaccaccagcagcaccaccactggtggCGGGTTGGCTGTGGGAAGTGTGTTTGGAAGCACGGCAGTCACACCCGTAGCCGGTGCATCATCTGCCGGGCCAGCAGCGATGTTCGGGGATACACCGACCGATACCTTTTCGACGGTCAGTGGCTTCACCGTGAGCAACAACGGCCAAACACTGTTGAGCCCGGAGTCGATCGACAGTGCGATCATGCTCTCGCCGATGGATCctacccagcaccaccagcagctgcagcaacagacgGGCATCGTTGGCAAGACGAGCACCTTTAAAACACGCAAACAAATCTTTTCCCCCGCAACACCGCTCGAGGTGGAGAAGCAGATTGAGCTGTTCAATGCCAACATTCTCGGCCAACCGGCGGTCCCAGCGACGGCAGCTGAGCCCGCGAACGGTGAGCAGACCTTCACGTCCACGCTGGAAGTGAAAAACTTGAGCACACTCGAACGGAAACCGCGCGCTCCACGGCCAACACCTCCGAACACACTCAACATTAAACCTATAAG GAGTCCACCGGCACCTCCAGCGCGTCGCATCAATATTCCGTTGACGGAAAACAGCCCAACGGTTGAAGGAAACGATATGTTCACTCCCAAGCATGAAACCCCAAGCATAACTCCAGTCGGGTTTCCTAGGGATCCATCATTCCAGCGGAAAGATTTgaccacaacaaacaacgtAACAACG ACACCCATCGCAGCAGGAAATTCGGTTTGGTATACCGACAGAGAGAATGTAGGAGAGCAGACCTCAAACGTCGCTCTAACTATTAGTCACCCTCAGATGGATCAGTTTGGTAGCTTACCGATGGATACTGCTTGCATTACTATTCCAACGAGTACACGAGTCAGCCGCCGCAATAAACGTAAAGAATCGAAGCATTATCAG GAATCTGACATCCTGGACTCACCGGCCGTGTACTGTAGGAGTACGCTTGGTGATAAGATCAGCGACTACGAGGACATTTGGTCGCAAGATGCCGCGAAAAGTGATCGGCGTTCGTTGCTAGCCTCCAGGCACGCTATGTACGCGGGGCACGACGGCTACAACGATTCCA CACTAAAAGGTTTAGTGTCTCCGTCGATTGAGTCGATGCACCGTAAGCTATCCTTCAGACCGGGAACACAAGGTGCACCGACCTTTTCGGTGGACAATCTCGCTTTCGGATCCGCCGATTCTGCCAGCGATCGAGGCAGCACACCGACTGATAAACCCGGGCGGCCAACGATGGTGCTGAAAACGTTTTCACCGATGCCGAAGGAGGCCGACCAGACACCCAACACGACGTTTGACCTGCGGCAACGATCGTGTTTAAACATTGCTCACCATTCGAACGCCGGCACACCGTTAACGCTCGAGGATACGAAGCCACAGCTAATACAGCTGGCTagtggcgtcggtggcggccacACGCAAGACCAGAAGCAGAACAGCCCATTCTACGCCGATCCGGCGGATATTATGAGCAGTATCATTAGACGATCTCCGTTGAATCGACTCGCTTCATCCAATAGCAGCCAGCGGCATTCCGAACCACCAAAgcaactgcttctgctgggtAACGAAGACAGTGTGCTTCCCAACTCCTGCTCGGTTGCGGCACACCCATGGGGCAATGGCAATGGGTATCATGCAAAT AACAATTTTGCAGCTTCATTGGATGAGCTGGCGTTGGAAAAAGGCGGCGATACAATGCTGGTGGGCGTGCGGTTGAACGAACTTAGTATCGGCAATTGTGCACCTCCTCCGGCATCGACGGGGTCATTAGTGAACGATTATGATTCCGATATTCGATGGAAAACACCAACCGGCATTGGTACGACGTTCAAGAGTGCGTTGGAGCAGTGCTCGAAATCGATGCAACGTAGCTCCGACAGCTTAGCCACGCGACCACTGACGGTACATCAGATCATTGCGCGGAAGCTACCTCAGCTCAACTTGTCCGATCGGTTGCTGGAGGGTGCGCTACTGAGTGTGGATGCTCACAGTGGTGGCTTGGGTGTCGAATCTGGGTCAGGTACACTCGGAAATAGGACACAACGGAAATCGGCCTACGACAATGTAGAACGACAAGTGAATG CCTACGCTTCATCAGCCGTTAATAGCTCGCATTCTGACGATGGCACCGTGTTCTCCGAGCCCTGGGATAGTTCCCAGTGGGATTCATTCTTCCCCAATGAAC AATCCTCCATCCAGAATACCATCTGCGAGAACGTCAACAGCTGTACAAAGGACATTCGGTACCGGAAGGAAACTCAACCACCACAAGCAACCCAGCAGAAAGTGGCCACCATATTGCGTACCCGGAGTTGCCGTGATCGTGAGATTCTGT GTCATCCAAGGAATCGCAACTCACACACGGGTCCCGGCGAATCGATAGCGACGTACGCGTTCTACCTCGCCAACAAGCTGGACTCGACCTTCTCGCGAAACATTAGCAACTTCATCGCTTGCACCAAGGAATCGAAAACGGCCCCTCATCCGCAAGTGGTGATGCGGAATATGCGCCAGTTCATGTCCGGCATGAAGAACTATCTGGTGAAGCACGGCGAGGGTGATTTCGCGGCCGAGGTACAGAAGGCGCGGGCCCAGCTAAAGTCCGACGAGTTTCTCAATCTGGACTCGATCCTCGAGGAGGTGATGCATAAGCTGGTGATCTTGCCACTGCGTGAACACCTGTACGGTTTGTTCGTGGATTACTACAGCCAGTCGGGCGATATACAGCTGATAGTGGAGAAGGTTCGTTCAACTGcgggccgctcgcccgccgctTTCGGTATCAAG GGAAACGTGATACCACCGAGCGCAACCGCAATGAGGCAGATTGCAACGCTGTTTGTGAGATTACAGGAAGCGGAGCTACCGCTCGTAAAGCTCGATCTGCTACTGGCCGCCGTGTCGGCCATCTTCGAAGGGACCACCTGTCTCAACGGGCAGCAGTTGAGTGCGGACGATTttctgccggtgctggtaATGGTCGTCGCACATTGTGGTTTCGTTGGGGCCGAAATCGAAGCCGAGTACATGTGGGGACTGTTGCAACCGTCGCTGCTGAGCGGTGAGGCGGGCTACTACCTTACGGCCCTGTGCAGTGCggtacatgtgcttaagaatTTCAAGTTAAACGAACAAGAAGGAGGCACTTCTACGTTGGAT TGGGACTCATCTACGATGCCAAACTGTTCCTCCGTGCTACGAGTGATCATTCCGGACGAGTATAACGGGTCAATACAAACGCGCACGCTACCGATACGACCACACACGACAACGAAAGAGGTCTGTCGTATCATTGCTCACAAGGCACGAATAACCAACGCCCAAGACTATGGGCTCTTTAAGCTCATTGATGGTGAAG AAACATTGCTACATGACACGGAATGCCCGCAGGACGTACGGATGACGGCGAAGGGGAAGCATTTTATGATAGCCTACAAACGGATTGACGCCAAAATAGCGTGGCCTACCGTGACGCCAAATACGGCAACAGTTGCCGGCAGTAACGCTACTACCAACACAGTTCATTCTACCacagctgctactactactactacttcccTTTCTAATCACACTATTGCTACTGCGAGTGATAATCAGCTGAAAGTTTAG
- the LOC126571673 gene encoding protein sprint isoform X1 → MESETDDNCYERKDIPVDRIGGGGGGEFYHSRDVTTRQLNRHLAHCTSPELSPLAGGGPRPISLPAKLTEAGGESAKVDRDTVDSAGGIANNGIDGSGSLIRRYAEVTKFKPDSPTSGSTRSSLALAKKRLSALHSSVQQPQAHQQHDHDDDDLAPLLAGNRELSQEELYESHTSLVSSSEGGIMAEGEETSSDESEQTEDSANHSACVLSLVERLLRTHPVWFLPGIQRSGAVHLLQGKEEGNFIVRGSSQSKTMAVSVRLPKNAGPYIEHYLIQSNNGLLSLESSRFKFDSIPALIAHYTQCCDELPVQLCLPAALREAKNRQQLSSLALLGQEFWRYPMASCSPKPKPNPPITAPPLSANSSHMNTPSEATHSSGIGISVLNHTPTTSSTTTGGGLAVGSVFGSTAVTPVAGASSAGPAAMFGDTPTDTFSTVSGFTVSNNGQTLLSPESIDSAIMLSPMDPTQHHQQLQQQTGIVGKTSTFKTRKQIFSPATPLEVEKQIELFNANILGQPAVPATAAEPANGEQTFTSTLEVKNLSTLERKPRAPRPTPPNTLNIKPIRSPPAPPARRINIPLTENSPTVEGNDMFTPKHETPSITPVGFPRDPSFQRKDLTTTNNVTTTPIAAGNSVWYTDRENVGEQTSNVALTISHPQMDQFGSLPMDTACITIPTSTRVSRRNKRKESKHYQESDILDSPAVYCRSTLGDKISDYEDIWSQDAAKSDRRSLLASRHAMYAGHDGYNDSTLKGLVSPSIESMHRKLSFRPGTQGAPTFSVDNLAFGSADSASDRGSTPTDKPGRPTMVLKTFSPMPKEADQTPNTTFDLRQRSCLNIAHHSNAGTPLTLEDTKPQLIQLASGVGGGHTQDQKQNSPFYADPADIMSSIIRRSPLNRLASSNSSQRHSEPPKQLLLLGNEDSVLPNSCSVAAHPWGNGNGYHANNNFAASLDELALEKGGDTMLVGVRLNELSIGNCAPPPASTGSLVNDYDSDIRWKTPTGIGTTFKSALEQCSKSMQRSSDSLATRPLTVHQIIARKLPQLNLSDRLLEGALLSVDAHSGGLGVESGSGTLGNRTQRKSAYDNVERQVNAYASSAVNSSHSDDGTVFSEPWDSSQWDSFFPNEQSSIQNTICENVNSCTKDIRYRKETQPPQATQQKVATILRTRSCRDREILCHPRNRNSHTGPGESIATYAFYLANKLDSTFSRNISNFIACTKESKTAPHPQVVMRNMRQFMSGMKNYLVKHGEGDFAAEVQKARAQLKSDEFLNLDSILEEVMHKLVILPLREHLYGLFVDYYSQSGDIQLIVEKVRSTAGRSPAAFGIKGNVIPPSATAMRQIATLFVRLQEAELPLVKLDLLLAAVSAIFEGTTCLNGQQLSADDFLPVLVMVVAHCGFVGAEIEAEYMWGLLQPSLLSGEAGYYLTALCSAVHVLKNFKLNEQEGGTSTLDVSIPMPMVCILSASFKILIPFPVYLTRQWDSSTMPNCSSVLRVIIPDEYNGSIQTRTLPIRPHTTTKEVCRIIAHKARITNAQDYGLFKLIDGEETLLHDTECPQDVRMTAKGKHFMIAYKRIDAKIAWPTVTPNTATVAGSNATTNTVHSTTAATTTTTSLSNHTIATASDNQLKV, encoded by the exons ATGGAATCCGAAACGGACGATAACTGCTACGAGCGGAAGGACATTCCGGTTGATCggattggtggcggtggcggtggagagtTCTATCACAGTCGCGATGTCACGACGCGCCAGTTGAATCGCCATCTGGCCCACTGTACGTCGCCCGAGCTGTCTCCGCTGGCCGGAGGAGGTCCACGGCCCATTTCGCTGCCGGCGAAGCTTACGGAGGCTGGTGGCGAGAGTGCAAAGGTAGACCGAGATACAGTCGATTCTGCCGGCGGGATCGCGAACAACGGGATCGACGGGAGTGGCTCGCTAATACGCCGGTATGCGGAAGTGACCAAATTCAAACCCGACAGTCctaccagcggcagcacccGATCATCGTTGGCACTGGCCAAGAAGCGGCTAAGTGCTCTGCATTCCAGCGTACAGCAACCGcaggcacaccagcagcatgaccatgatgatgacgatctaGCGCCGCTCTTGGCCGGTAATCGGGAGCTCTCTCAGGAGGAGCTGTACGAG TCGCATACATCGCTCGTGTCCAGCTCGGAAGGCGGCATTATGGCGGAAGGCGAGGAAACGTCAAGCGATGAGTCAGAGCAGACGGAAGATTCCGCGAATCATTCGGCATGTGTGTTGAGTCTTGTCGAACGGCTGCTTCGTACGCACCCCGTTTGGTTTTTGCCGGGAATCCAGCGTTCCGGAGCCGTTCATCTATTGCAGGGGAAAGAGGAAGGC AATTTCATCGTACGCGGTTCTAGTCAGTCGAAAACGATGGCTGTGTCGGTGCGATTGCCCAAGAATGCTGGCCCCTACATAGAGCACTATCTGATCCAGTCGAACAATGGGCTGCTGAGTCTGGAGAGTTCGCGCTTCAAGTTCGATTCCATTCCGGCCCTGATCGCACACTACACGCAGTGCTGTGACGAGCTGCCGGTTCAGCTCTGTCTGCCGGCTGCGCTgcgagaagcgaaaaaccGCCAACAGCTGTCCTCGTTGGCACTGCTGGGGCAAGAATTTTGGCGCTACCCGATGGCCAGCTgctcaccgaaaccgaaacctaaCCCACCAATCACCGCACCGCCACTGTCCGCCAACTCTAGTCACATGAACACACCGTCCGAAGCCACACATTCGAGCGGTATTGGCATCTCCGTACTTAaccacacaccaaccaccagcagcaccaccactggtggCGGGTTGGCTGTGGGAAGTGTGTTTGGAAGCACGGCAGTCACACCCGTAGCCGGTGCATCATCTGCCGGGCCAGCAGCGATGTTCGGGGATACACCGACCGATACCTTTTCGACGGTCAGTGGCTTCACCGTGAGCAACAACGGCCAAACACTGTTGAGCCCGGAGTCGATCGACAGTGCGATCATGCTCTCGCCGATGGATCctacccagcaccaccagcagctgcagcaacagacgGGCATCGTTGGCAAGACGAGCACCTTTAAAACACGCAAACAAATCTTTTCCCCCGCAACACCGCTCGAGGTGGAGAAGCAGATTGAGCTGTTCAATGCCAACATTCTCGGCCAACCGGCGGTCCCAGCGACGGCAGCTGAGCCCGCGAACGGTGAGCAGACCTTCACGTCCACGCTGGAAGTGAAAAACTTGAGCACACTCGAACGGAAACCGCGCGCTCCACGGCCAACACCTCCGAACACACTCAACATTAAACCTATAAG GAGTCCACCGGCACCTCCAGCGCGTCGCATCAATATTCCGTTGACGGAAAACAGCCCAACGGTTGAAGGAAACGATATGTTCACTCCCAAGCATGAAACCCCAAGCATAACTCCAGTCGGGTTTCCTAGGGATCCATCATTCCAGCGGAAAGATTTgaccacaacaaacaacgtAACAACG ACACCCATCGCAGCAGGAAATTCGGTTTGGTATACCGACAGAGAGAATGTAGGAGAGCAGACCTCAAACGTCGCTCTAACTATTAGTCACCCTCAGATGGATCAGTTTGGTAGCTTACCGATGGATACTGCTTGCATTACTATTCCAACGAGTACACGAGTCAGCCGCCGCAATAAACGTAAAGAATCGAAGCATTATCAG GAATCTGACATCCTGGACTCACCGGCCGTGTACTGTAGGAGTACGCTTGGTGATAAGATCAGCGACTACGAGGACATTTGGTCGCAAGATGCCGCGAAAAGTGATCGGCGTTCGTTGCTAGCCTCCAGGCACGCTATGTACGCGGGGCACGACGGCTACAACGATTCCA CACTAAAAGGTTTAGTGTCTCCGTCGATTGAGTCGATGCACCGTAAGCTATCCTTCAGACCGGGAACACAAGGTGCACCGACCTTTTCGGTGGACAATCTCGCTTTCGGATCCGCCGATTCTGCCAGCGATCGAGGCAGCACACCGACTGATAAACCCGGGCGGCCAACGATGGTGCTGAAAACGTTTTCACCGATGCCGAAGGAGGCCGACCAGACACCCAACACGACGTTTGACCTGCGGCAACGATCGTGTTTAAACATTGCTCACCATTCGAACGCCGGCACACCGTTAACGCTCGAGGATACGAAGCCACAGCTAATACAGCTGGCTagtggcgtcggtggcggccacACGCAAGACCAGAAGCAGAACAGCCCATTCTACGCCGATCCGGCGGATATTATGAGCAGTATCATTAGACGATCTCCGTTGAATCGACTCGCTTCATCCAATAGCAGCCAGCGGCATTCCGAACCACCAAAgcaactgcttctgctgggtAACGAAGACAGTGTGCTTCCCAACTCCTGCTCGGTTGCGGCACACCCATGGGGCAATGGCAATGGGTATCATGCAAAT AACAATTTTGCAGCTTCATTGGATGAGCTGGCGTTGGAAAAAGGCGGCGATACAATGCTGGTGGGCGTGCGGTTGAACGAACTTAGTATCGGCAATTGTGCACCTCCTCCGGCATCGACGGGGTCATTAGTGAACGATTATGATTCCGATATTCGATGGAAAACACCAACCGGCATTGGTACGACGTTCAAGAGTGCGTTGGAGCAGTGCTCGAAATCGATGCAACGTAGCTCCGACAGCTTAGCCACGCGACCACTGACGGTACATCAGATCATTGCGCGGAAGCTACCTCAGCTCAACTTGTCCGATCGGTTGCTGGAGGGTGCGCTACTGAGTGTGGATGCTCACAGTGGTGGCTTGGGTGTCGAATCTGGGTCAGGTACACTCGGAAATAGGACACAACGGAAATCGGCCTACGACAATGTAGAACGACAAGTGAATG CCTACGCTTCATCAGCCGTTAATAGCTCGCATTCTGACGATGGCACCGTGTTCTCCGAGCCCTGGGATAGTTCCCAGTGGGATTCATTCTTCCCCAATGAAC AATCCTCCATCCAGAATACCATCTGCGAGAACGTCAACAGCTGTACAAAGGACATTCGGTACCGGAAGGAAACTCAACCACCACAAGCAACCCAGCAGAAAGTGGCCACCATATTGCGTACCCGGAGTTGCCGTGATCGTGAGATTCTGT GTCATCCAAGGAATCGCAACTCACACACGGGTCCCGGCGAATCGATAGCGACGTACGCGTTCTACCTCGCCAACAAGCTGGACTCGACCTTCTCGCGAAACATTAGCAACTTCATCGCTTGCACCAAGGAATCGAAAACGGCCCCTCATCCGCAAGTGGTGATGCGGAATATGCGCCAGTTCATGTCCGGCATGAAGAACTATCTGGTGAAGCACGGCGAGGGTGATTTCGCGGCCGAGGTACAGAAGGCGCGGGCCCAGCTAAAGTCCGACGAGTTTCTCAATCTGGACTCGATCCTCGAGGAGGTGATGCATAAGCTGGTGATCTTGCCACTGCGTGAACACCTGTACGGTTTGTTCGTGGATTACTACAGCCAGTCGGGCGATATACAGCTGATAGTGGAGAAGGTTCGTTCAACTGcgggccgctcgcccgccgctTTCGGTATCAAG GGAAACGTGATACCACCGAGCGCAACCGCAATGAGGCAGATTGCAACGCTGTTTGTGAGATTACAGGAAGCGGAGCTACCGCTCGTAAAGCTCGATCTGCTACTGGCCGCCGTGTCGGCCATCTTCGAAGGGACCACCTGTCTCAACGGGCAGCAGTTGAGTGCGGACGATTttctgccggtgctggtaATGGTCGTCGCACATTGTGGTTTCGTTGGGGCCGAAATCGAAGCCGAGTACATGTGGGGACTGTTGCAACCGTCGCTGCTGAGCGGTGAGGCGGGCTACTACCTTACGGCCCTGTGCAGTGCggtacatgtgcttaagaatTTCAAGTTAAACGAACAAGAAGGAGGCACTTCTACGTTGGATGTAAGTATTCCCATGCCCATGGTCTGCATTTTGAGTGCATCTTTTAAAATATTAATCCCTTTTCCTGTGTATCTCACCCGACAGTGGGACTCATCTACGATGCCAAACTGTTCCTCCGTGCTACGAGTGATCATTCCGGACGAGTATAACGGGTCAATACAAACGCGCACGCTACCGATACGACCACACACGACAACGAAAGAGGTCTGTCGTATCATTGCTCACAAGGCACGAATAACCAACGCCCAAGACTATGGGCTCTTTAAGCTCATTGATGGTGAAG AAACATTGCTACATGACACGGAATGCCCGCAGGACGTACGGATGACGGCGAAGGGGAAGCATTTTATGATAGCCTACAAACGGATTGACGCCAAAATAGCGTGGCCTACCGTGACGCCAAATACGGCAACAGTTGCCGGCAGTAACGCTACTACCAACACAGTTCATTCTACCacagctgctactactactactacttcccTTTCTAATCACACTATTGCTACTGCGAGTGATAATCAGCTGAAAGTTTAG